GATTTCCTTCACTTGTGGTCAAAATAGTTTTTGAAGTAAATCTGGATTTCACACAGTCATGATTTTCAACAGATTTGGTTGCAGTTTGAGCTGTGGTCATGCTGCTTCTTAATTAATTCCATGGTTTCAATTTCATGGTTTCAATGTCTTTCCTGGATGAGTTACAAGGGTGAGCACAATCTTGCTCAACATCTGTAGACTATATATTTATAGGATTCAGGTTTATAATTTGAGGATGTGTTATTTTAGGACTTGTTATTTTTGATAGTTAAAATTTTGATTCTAACATATGAACGTCTGTGAAGAGACTTTATTTTGTCCACACAGAGATTCTTTAATTAGAGCATCCTGTGACACTGTTTTTTCATCCATCTTTGTTTTAAACTCTTGCAGTAGAGCAATATTCACAGATGAAGAGTTTATTGATATTTCTTCTGCAGGGCCTACAGAGTGTGTGGACTCAGTCCTGCATTGTGGCTCACTGCGGAGAATCCAAACCTCATTTTCCAGAACCTCACTATATTCACTAAGAGAGCAAAGGGCAGTACAATATGAACTTGATGAGTCATCCCATGCGTCATCATCCAGCACTGGGTTAatctcctcctcacctcctcttgTTGTTGGAAACTCATTGGCTTTTCCTTTAAAGTAAAAGGATGAGGGAGtcaaatcttttaaaatgtcacttggAAAGGTCTTGTCTGTCATTGTAGCAGTTTGGTAGTAACAAAAGACTAGgctaaaaaaagaagaatgaatTTCTTTGTTCCAGTTCTGTAGAACAGGCAGGCAGTGGCCTATTGGGCAGGTCACACCCCCAGAACAGAGGAGTTTATGATCAGAAACAAATGTCTCACATCCAGCAAGGAAGGTCATACGATTCTTATCTGACCACCTCTGCTGAGTTCTGCAGTTTctccagaaaagaaaaagagagatgttACTCTTCAACATTGCAGAAGACttcaaaatgctttaaaagtAACACATTTTTGACTAATttacttttatactttttatatagttttacTATAAtgcacttcttttttttgtcctatTTAAGGAGAGAGTGGTCAGTACACTGATGTGTAAGCATACTCTACTATTCCAGTGTTTGTACCAGCTCTTCTGGGtatgtgaaagaaaaacattgaaGGTTCCTTGGTGACAGTTACTGTATATGATGCTCTCCCACCTGAAGCCAATTTAAAGTGCTCACCTGATCCAAGATGCCCACCTGGTGGAACTCTTCAGATCAGATTTTTCTGAAACACCTGtcattgaaaaaaagaaatataaactACAAATTTTATgcatctttaaatatattttatgttcacACATGTAAATAGCTAAAACAAGAACTAAGATCAAATACCCTCTTAGAGCCTGTGTTAAGAAAAGGGCTTCAGAACAGATGAATCAGACCTTATATTTTAGCTGATGAGAGCTGGCCCAGGTTATGGGGTCCAGGCCCAATAGAAGTTGAGGAGGTGTTGTGGCAGTTAGCTTTGACAGCAGGTGCTGGTCTAGCTGTGCTGGTGCTGGCCTCTGGAATCCTGCTAGCATGGCCAGTGCAGTCACAGGGCCATCTAAATATAACTTCCTCAGCCCTATAATACTATCATCATAGCGATAGTGCTGGGGTCCTATGGATAAACCTTGGGAAATACCAGCCTTCTAAATGGCCTCTCCAAATAGAGTGGCTACATGAGTGCCTTTGGCCCTATTTTACCACCcaggcatttttaaaatagaattttatttattttttggtggaACTGAAACATTGATATGCTTactgaacacatgcacatggcTCATGATGTAGTGTGGTAAAATATATCAGCATGGAATATAGCGCTTCAAGTGTTACTATGCAATGAGAGGCACTGAGGTCATTAAAGAGCAAATATTCAGTGTCCTCCAGGTTTATTGTGCTGTCTGGGATGATCACTGAATGGGACTAGATCATGCATGCTATATAAGTTAAAACATGTGAACCAGTTGATCTTGGCAGAAGAAATGTGTTAATGGCATAATATAATTGGGTGTACTAATATGAGCCCATTGGTATCATTGCACACAAGCCCGCTGAATGTCTTAGATATACATAACTCCCTTTGAGTAGATCAGTGGGTATAACCAGCACTTTAGTGCTAACTTGGGTAAAAGGGGGTGTTACATGCCCAAAAGTGAACTGTAAATATAGGTTATTTTAATTATCCATAAATGTTCTTTGCAAATGCAgttatatacaataaatatcaatatttcaATTTCTTGGTATGTGAAATTGTAAAcaattgtttaataaaaatattacatggTCCTAATTTCCAAGACTTAGTAGGACTATACCTTTCAAATGGACATAgtatacaaaatacacagagtatttatttatgtatgtatttattttctgtgaaaACACTTAGATAACACAAACTACACATTGCCCTAAATTTTCTTCAAACCTTTACATTCTCTTGAATGTTAGAAATTCagcaattacatttaataatagGTCACTTTGCAATTAAACGCTTTTgggaactttttaaaaaattaccacGGagattttgcattatttttcacAGTGTTCATATCTTTTCGATGACGAGTGCTTAGAATGTGCCTATGTGCCCATGTGTTTATAATTCAGGGGCCATCTAGTGGTCAGATATCGATAAAGCGTTTATAAATGCCGGGGCTTTTAATTTGAAAACATTCGGTGCCGTTTTATTAAATTCATCCTAACGCACATGCTGGAAAATAGCAGCTAAATGGTAAATGTGCAGAGTTTGTTGAATATATGATTATCAAAGGGTAACGTTGTTCTATGTATTTGAAATCACCCAACGAGTTTTTGGAAAACGAAGAGGACAACAGTTAACCTCTTAAATAAatctgaatgaataaataaaatgtaacctAATCAAATATCCATAAATGGGATCCATCTATACTTCGTTTATCACTATACATAATACTGGAGTTAATTACAACTAAATTAACTTATAAGACAAATAACACAATATGCTTATATGAGTTTTCAACACTTACAGTGAAGAACATATAACTTAAAGCATATTTtctaaactttaaaatataGACATGTCGGGTAATAATGTTTAGGCCTTAAAGGAGACATGGTGTTTCAATGGCCCTGGACTCCTCCCCGTTTAAACCATTCATCTTGCTTCTCACTACAATATCATTAGGGTGTCCGCTCTGGCCACTGGGGGAACACCGCACGGGACGACGAGGGAAAAAACTCGTCTTTCTAATAAGTCAAACTTATTAGGAAACACGAGGCAGTGAGGGGGAAAGATCCTTCACattggagtgtttgtgtggtacACGACAATAATCTTGGTTAGGTATTGTTTCTCTACGAATGAAAGGTGTTCGTTCGTCCGACAAAGGATATAGGACAGAATGCAGCAATTCTGAAACAAAGGGGTTTGGAGTGTCGTTGTCTCTTCAGTGGAAAGACACGGGTCGTGAGGTAATGCCGCACAAATCGGCGTGTTTCTGACCTTTTTAAAGACTGCGCACTCTACTTCGGTCTTTGCGAAGTTTAAAGGCTGTTTGTTGTCGAGTTAAGTTGTGTTTTAAGCCACAACTGTGTACTTTACGGAGCTTGATGTAGACTAATAAACGACTCGTGGTTTGCTGGTGGCAGTAGATCCCAAATCTGTCGCTTTAGATTTGGTGTGGTAGTTCCTAAAATTGTACATTCGGCCGCGCTGTGTCTTAAAACAGCAAATCATTTTTAGTGATGTAGTGTTATAACAGGGCAAAGTAACGAGGCGTGATATCAACTACATACAAAGAGGGGTTATGCTATAGCCGAGCTTTTAAGTAACTGCTTGAGCAACTTTGTGAACTCTCACAACTGATGGTGCAGGTTACAGTATAGAACaacttttatatttaattttaattagaaatatttaatgCAACACTCTTCTCAGGTTTTGTGGATATGATGAGAGCAGGTAAATGTtgagtatgtatatatttgttttgactTAAGGATGTATTGGAAATAATGAATTGTTTCTATATTTTCTTACAGGCTAAGGCCTTTCTGAATGGGAAAGATGGAACCAGAGGGACAGTGGTGGAAAAGCCAGCTGGCAGCAGACATCCATCAGGCTCTTCGGATTAAGGTGAGCGTCCCCGTCAGAGTCTCAGCATGGTGATTTTTCATCTAACATTCATCTATGTTTTTCAGCTTGGTCTCGGAATAATTTGGAACAATTCAGATTGGTCTGATTTCCAGCTGTCTTTGAAGCTGAGGTGTGAAATCTCACATCTCCTTAAGAAAACATCCCATGTGTCCCCTCCTTCTCTGTGGAATGGACAATGTTCCTGCCCTACACAACAGTTAATAGCCTTTACTTCCTAGATCCTTAATATGGATGCCATTAAAAGCTGCCCATCCTACCCACCATTTCTTCTCATTTAAGCGCTGTGACTGATATGCTCAGATGTACGGTATGAAGAGAATACACTTAGTGCttctttttcagttgttttcttGAACAGTTGGGCAAATTAGAAACTCTTGTGTAGGAGCACTGGGAAATGGCTTCAGTAGAACCTGAACCTTGTGGGGATGTGGAGGAGTTTGCTGTGTGCTGACAGTCTGATGGGGATGCAGGGAGGAAGTGCATTTGCTCAGTCTGGCTGGTTGTCCTTGAAGTGTTAACTGTGTGTTGTTCTCTTATTGTCTGGCCTGTTTATAGTGGGCTGTATATCATGCCCATGTCCTGTTGAGAGTGCAGAGTGGAaattttctgttttggtttgtttgtacTTGAGTTTGACTATTAACAAGATGGTATAAAGATGAATCATTGCTACTAATTGTAAGaccattaatttttttcctgtaaTTTAGTGTTTCAAGGAGATGGCAGTGGCCCATAAGATAATACATCTATGTTTCTTGTAATAGTTATTTAATctagtttattttaatatttgtatctAAATATAGTCCAGTTGGAGACTTAATTTGATGATTGGATCTATATTGCACTACTGAAGTTCTCTATGTGGCTCCTGTGAAAGCTAACAGCAGAATTATAGGCGAGTAAAGCCTTAGTACTGCAGAATTCAGAATGTCAAACCTGATTCAGTGCATGTGTTTTAGATTGTGTTCATATGCAAGAATTGTTTAGCAAACTTGTCACAATTAAATTTCATTCCAAGTGACTGGAGTATGGTTCCACTTGAGAACTGATGTTAAGTATGACAAATTTAGgaagcatgtttgtttgtgttaactGCTAGGATGTGTCACTAAGTGGGGAGCTTTGCCGTTTCAAAAGAGGCATTTGACTGATTTCATGTCTATACTGGCTTGTGAAACACAGGCTCCAGTGACTTCCAATGGTGGCTCATGggaagcaacaaaaaaaaattgcagtgcTGCTGGGTGAATATACAGCAAGTCATGAGCATGAAGAATGGAGTTTAAAAACAGATGCAAAtgctttgttgtgtgttttacttCTATGGGTTGTTCCCTTGAGTAATCTGTAGTAAAACATTTGCCATGCGTGTTTCTGCCGTTCCACCGCaactttacaaaatgtttctctttcagtTCCCTCCTGCACGGCATCAGTTTAATACACAGCAGCACTGAAACCATTTACACTGCTGTTTGTGAAAATGCACACTAGCCTTATTGTTGCTGCATTGCCACATCAGAATAATCTGTGTCGTCTTGTTCAGATTATTCTGTAATGGAATGCCGAAATATTCTGTGGAATTAATATTCTCCCAGATCAGATGAAGGTTGCTCTGTGTTGTACATGGGTGACTGGTTGAATACCCTCCCATGTGGCTGGCATTTTTCTCGCCTGCTCTGTTGCTGAATTCGTTTGGATTTACCAGCTTgtttacacacagcagtaatgAGAACCAGTCCCTTTTAAAATGCTGTATAATGTAGCATGCCTGATTAGACTGGCAGTTTATAGGAGTATGACTACATTTTCATAATTGGTGTTGCGGTCCCTATGCTAACAATTCCACTtcactggttttattttttgctttttaaaattgttacttAAATGTCTGAGAATTCTAGCCATTCTCTGGGATTTCTTTCATGATGGAAGCAACCTTGTGGAAACTAGCATGACTAGGAAGATGCAGGATGAGTGAACTGATTTGGCTAGTTTTACTTCCTCTGCTCTTGCTCATTTGATCTATGGATTCTTTAAAATTTCCCAAATCAAAGGGACTTACTTCACTTCTAAGCCTTACTGCTCTAGGAATGATGACTGTGTTCTAGCACAGGGACGTGTAGTTGATGCACCGATCATCCATTCAAGGAGAGCAGCAGCTGTAGAGTTGTCTAAACTGTGGATGGCCTCCACAAAGGGGCAGGGGGAGAGGGTCAGGGCCCAGCCCCTCTCCCCCTGAGGGACAGATGGTTGGGAGACTTGACGGCTGCGCCTGCAAAGGAACCGGCACGCTCTCAGACAGCCATCATAAAGCAGAAGTGCTGGAAAGCCGAGCGTTAAATGTGCCATTATCATTTTATGCCGTTTCAGTTTCTATTTAATAGACTGCAGCTGGGAAAGTATTTAAATGAATCGATTGTTgacaaaatattaagaaaatcCTGTTAACCTTAACCATTAGTGCACTAACAGGAATTAATGAATGTAGCTCAGTGTacaatatttgaatatttatcaTCTTTCACTGAGGAAAGCAGAATCCCCTAACGGGTCAaagggactttttttttatccatttcccccccccccccaccccactgccaCAGCCTTTCCTGTCCACCTTCATCcatgtcttcctctctcctcaggaGCTGAAGCTGCCCACATACCACGCCCATTCACCGCAAATCGGAATGAGACGCTACTTTGCAGACCTCCTGGCCGTCCTCAGTAACCGCTACCAGCTGTGCCCCACTGCGCGTCACCTGGCAGTCTATCTTCTCGACCTTTTTATGGACCACTATGATGTGGCAGTGAGGCAACTCTACGTCATAGCCCTCTCCTGCCTGCTCTTAGCCAGTAAGTCAGCTTCCTAGTGTAGACTCAGTGCACGTCTTTCCAAGAAGAATGCCGCGCACAGCTAAAATGGTGGAGCAATGTCCCAGTTGTCGCTTTAGTCTCCACcaccaaaatgaaatgatgaGCTTGCCTTTGTTAGGTTTAACATTAATTGCAGAGTTTGTGCATCAGAATGCCACATGCTGTAGTTTGCCCTGCGGGTCGTTACTGGCTGTGGCGGCACTCATTTTGGCCGGCGCTGTGCCGTGGGGCAGCTGTGTGGACGGGAGGCCACGGCCTCCACAATCCCCACAGGGCCCTCACTTAGTCGTCAAGGCAACATTCACACCGACAAATCTGACGGTCCCCTGCTCTACAGAGCTGAGCAAACCCAGCTGGCCTGCTGGGGATGGATTCCATGCTGGGTTCACCTCCGAGCCAGTGCTGATGTCTGACTCGGATTGAGCTTGGAGGACAGCCTGTGCTGGCTCTTCAGGAGAGATACGTTGAGTGGTGGTATGGCCGTACTGCTTGATATCCTCATGAGATTTATTATTCAGGAAACAGGTTAGTCTGTCTTGCCAATCAGTGCAAAAAGCAATGTGGTGATGTGTTATCAGTTACAGGCATGTGTGCTTACACCCGAACAATGTGAGGCAAAAATGAGGCACAGGTGAGACAACAGGAGGAGTCTTGCTTGTATGGCAGTCTGTTGGGATTTGACATGACTTAGAAACTGGGTCCTTTATCACACCCTACATCTATATCCCCAAGTCCAAATTGATTGGAGGAAATTGTCCTTAGagaataaccaaaaaaaaaatcaagcaagTGTGTCCttggtgtgtgtacattttaagaCCTTTTAGCATTCTGCATTCATGGAATATTTGGTTTGCCTTTTAACAGTGTTGTACTGTTAATAACAAAGTCCCTGTGTTTTCTGCCCACATTTCATCCTCTGCTTAAAACATATTCAGTTTGTTTCAACAACAGCTTCTTTATGTCCTGAAATCTTGGATTCATCCCTCTGATGTTTCGTTTGATTTCTTAGAAGAGGGTTGTTTGGGCTGGCTGACAATTGGCACAGTGCAGACATTAATTAATAGCGTTAGACTGAATGAGTAATGACCTTGTTGATGTTCCATGTTTGAAGCCCCCCTCCCTTTCCTGACTCATTGATTCACGCAACTGCTGCTATTGTTGGGCACATCTTCGAGCTGCTTACTCTGAGCGGCGAGTGTGCGAGGGGCCAAGGGAGTCCTGCTCTAGGCCTAGCCCGGGGGACGCAGCTATTCAGGCCGAggacattatttattttgacaaatGGAGGGGTATTGCTCACTTTGAATAGAACAATATGCCTCACAGAATCCAGGGCATATTTTTAGATAGGCCTGCCCAAGTCTGtgcttttaatttgtttctctacagttgctttgttttctgaaatCCCTTCTCAAATCTCTGTTACTTTGATGTGGTTTAATCATGGCTTTCATCTAAGCCTGCCTGCCTCAGTGCACCTCTTTCCCTTCATCAGCTCTCTAGCCTCAAGCTTTCTGCAGGCAGcaccagtgagtgtgtgcagaagAACCCTGCCTGCCACTGGAGTCTAGACCGAGTGTTGTGTAATAATTGTAGAACTAATGGGCAAAACGACTGCTCTTAAAGCCAGTGTTGTGATAGTAATGCTTGAGGGGCTGCCATGTGCAGCTTTGTGGAATGCGTGGATGCACCCTAGCGTCTGGTGTTATCAGCTGTGTTTTTTGTGCgagtgagggggaggagaggagcccACTGCCTTTAAATCCAGCACAATTTCCTCTCAAGCGCCTGGCAAATGCCAGATTTGTTATGCTAACTAGTTTAGAGTACGTCTCTCGGCACAATGCCTGTCAAAAAGTGGATGACTTTAGAGTTACATTTTCTTTAGCCAGACGCAGGCCATTCAGAATTGTCAATAGGTGTCACTGGCACCATTATTTCCAGACTTTGGCAATAAtgtttttggtttaaaaagaagtaacatatatattttgaaCAATTTCCACCCAAGACAAATTGCATAGTAACTCATTTGTAGCATGGCTAATGTGCCaccgccccccccaaaaaaaacttttcttcCCTTCCAAAATTTCTAGAAAGCAATGTAGCATAGCATATCCATTGCtggttctctcgctctctttctctcctccacctctccccacccccaggctgagatggaggaggggaggcCAGAGCAGCCTGGAGGGGCAGGTTTGAACTGAAACACTCAGCAGGGTTTCTGATGTTCAGATTAGTGTGACGGACGTCCCCCGAGGTTTGATGCTAATGAAGGGCGTTAATAATACTTGGATAATTGAGAAAAGAGAGGCTTGTATCATGGGTGCTGGAGAAGCAtggtataaaaatgaataaatctcAAAATGTGCAAGTGAGATTAAATGTACAGCACACGTTACTAATATAAATGTCATGCATACTAGCGCTGGAACCACTGAATGGTGAAGTGTAAATTAAAAGAATCAAAATGCCAACAGAGAGGGTGAAGGAAATCTCATTTTCTGTCAGCAGCCCAATCGCCCAAAATGGTATTACATGTTTTACTATTGAAAAGTTGTCAACATGCTGTGCTCTTAAATGTCTCACACACGTTAAAATTTTAGATAGATGACTGAAGTTCTAGCTTTCAGCAGAATTTAGTTTTCTGTGAGCCATTTTGACATCCATGCATAGTACATGGTAGCTAGACACAAGGCTTTCCGCATGGAATGCAGGTGTGACCACTGTTTGTGAAGAATTTTATTGAACCCCTGCTCCTTGGCTAAGGTCCTCTTCACACCCACCACTGATCTGAGGACAGGGGCCCCCTGTGAGCGACCAAGCGTGCGCTGGAGGGGTCGGGGGTCACAGGTCCTTTATTGTTGGGGCATCCAACTGCAGGGGAAGTAATAGAGGGGAGCCTAGTACTTTGCTGTAAAGATATTAACACCTAGAACAAGGGGAGGGGGTACAAAGGGCACTAAGGAATTCTAGTCTAAGGAACAGTCAGCACAGACCTCCTCTCATTAAACCACAATGCTTTGTCTGCCATGTACCATCATGCCAGTTTTAAAGATATGATGTTTGCTGAAGACTATCTTATCTGATTGTTACCGCTGCATCAAAAAATGAGCTGAAAATGCCTTCCGTGTTTGCTGTCCGCACTGCGGCATGCGAGTGCATGGACAATTCTGACGTCTGGACTCTGTGCTAATTGCTTATTCTGCCTGGCAGACTGACCTCTCGGAGATGCTGACGCCTGAAATGCCAACAGTGAAATGTGTGAATGGCGGTTCACACCCAGGGCTCTGCCCCCCCTGTTGCTCTGTCCTCATCAGAGaccgctgctgctgctgtttcatcTGCTTACATTGTAATGGCGTGATTTGTGCATTATCTTTGGAGCTATATGAATGGCAACAAGGaagatgcttgtttttgtttaaacttGCATAACGTCTAGATTTAAAATCATGTCATGCTGATGGACATTCGCACAGTGTtcctttagtgtttttttttttttttttttttttttctctctctctctttgaagtCACTCATGTTATGGACTCCACAGTCCCAGACAGAAATCTTGCCCATCAGTTAAGCCTTTGTGCCTTTGTCATCTTGTAGGTAAATTTGAGGAGAAGGAGGACAGAGTTCCCAAACTGGAGCAGCTGAACACTCTGGGCTTCATGTGCAGTTTGAACCTCGCCCTCAACAAGCGTGACCTCATTAAAATGGAGCTTCTGTTGCTGGAGACCTTTGGCTGGAACCTGTGCATGCCCACGCCCGCCCACTTCATTGACTACTACCTCCACGCCGCTGTGCAGGAGGGAGACCTGCACAACGGCTGGCCCCTGACCTCGCTGTCCAAGACCAAAGCCTTCATGGACAAGTACACACACTACTTCCTAGAAGTCTCCCTCCAAGGTGCAAATTCCAGATTGAAATGAGTAATCTGATGAATTCAAGTATATAAGTGtgtgcacttaaaaaaaaaaacccaaaaaaaacaatagaTTTGTTAATAACGGGGCTAAGAATGGAAAAGATGATATGCATGCTAATGAAACAGATAATATGCAGATTATTTTCTCAGAATGACACATGTCTCTTGTTCCAGACCATGCCTTCCTGAGTTTCCGGCCCTCTCAGGTGGCTGCGGCCTGCGTTGCGGCCTCCCGCATCTGCCTACAGATCTCCCCCAGCTGGACCACGGTGCTACACTTGCTCACGGGCTATTCCTGGGACCACCTGACTCAGTGCATCCAGCTCATGCTGCTGTAAGAGCAGGCCATGATTATAGTGCATAATGCAGATAGAATCAGTATGTGTAAAGGTATAGCATTTGAATCTACTGGTGTGGCTCAGAAATGTGGAATAGCTTTTAACCCTTTCACATttttctccatgtctttcttAAAGTGCCCATGACAACGATGTGAAAGAAGCCAACAAATCCAAGTCGTCCCCGTCGTCCGTCCAGGGTCTGCAGCCTCAGGCCCACGCCTCCCCCAGCGTGGCTGCCACGGTGCTCCAGAGGCAGCCCGCCTCAGGCTCCCAGCAGCTGCTGCTCGAGGCGGGTGGCTACGCGCAGCTCACCCAGCACTCCCCCGCCCTGTCCCAGCTGCACGTCCTGGCTGACTGCCAGGCCCTGGGCCCTGTGGCCTCGCGGGACTACCTTCAGCCACACCAGGCTGGCCTGCTCTCGGCCTCCTTACCGCCCGCCTCCTTTCCGTCGTTCCCCAGCCTGGCGTCGGGGCTTTGCGGCCTGCCCCTGCAGGGTCCCCTCTCCGTGCAGGTGGGCGTGGGGGCCGAGCCACGGCACTGCGTGGGCCTGGCCTACGGCACCGGTTACCTGGGCTCCCACCACAGCTTCACGGCCAGCTGCTTTGACAGGTGACGCCAGGACAGGGAGGACAGAGTGAACTTGGGTCGCCCGCTGTCCTCCGCTCTCCCTTCCTCCAGCGCACCCTCTGCCCTTGAAGGGCTTCGGCTCAGTCAGAGGCACAAACTTTCCAAACAGAAGACCAACAGACGTGCGGATCCTGCAGAGGTCATAGTGTTGACTTAGGTCAACAGGagagcctgttttttttttgttttcttcctcatGTCCCTTGATTTTAATATATAGCTGCCTGTTTCTCCAGCTGATAAGAAAGGACCTTCTGGGACAGACAGATTTCCTAAGCAAAGCCTAcattgagagagaaaggggagaaagaATGCCAGTAGTAAAAGATATGTTTATTACACACTTAGCATGTGGAGCATTTTGTGTCCATACAAAGCCTTAAGAAGAGAACCAGTGGAGATCTAGACTCCAGaactgcttttttaaaacaaggagTTCTTGTAATTTCACACTGGAGTTACTGTGTCGTCCTTTGATGCTGCTGCCTTAAAAATGAAACGATGGCTTTATGACCAAGAAACCTGTCTCCCTTCTGGTATCGTTTACAGTGAGAAACCACATATCAGGGATGCACAGATTACTTGAAAGAAACGATGCCATTGAAACAGCTGATGTTTGTATGAAGTGGTtaatttcttctctcttttattttttaatgagtCTGCTTTAAAGGTGTCTATAAGGAATGTTGCTGTTACACTGTGGTTGCCACTCTTGGCCCAGAGCCCTGTCCCTTTGGTTTTCCTGCAGGCAGATGGAGTGGAAATCCCCAGGGGACAGGGGCatctgtcctcctctctgtaGCTCATACTGGTGGAAGCTGAGCTTTACAAGCTATTTACCCATGGGGGGGAATCCCTTGATTCATGCATGTTAAGCTCACTACAGCACAAAGATGACTTGTCTTTTACCTCATCCATTTGGTCACTGTGGTCCATTCAAATTACCTCACATGCCTGCTGTGACTTGGATCTGTCATGATGGTTGGaaacattatttttcatattgAGTAAAATATAGGTTATAATAAGGTATACTCGTGCATCCTCGGCTGTGCTACTGatttgctttgtctttttgGAGAGTTATGGTTGTCCACACATGGACATCAGTGAAACTGAGATGGGACACTTGGGTTGACACCTGAGATTTTCTCTTCCATTTCATGGAACGTTACCATTCCAaatgctttcttttgttttatgaaaatgtcaGCAAGTGTTGCGTTCTTAAACAAATTCTAAGTGAAGTATGATATTCATGAAGCAGACTCCAACGTTCAACCATAATTCATAAGGGATTGGTGCATGAAACTAGAGATTAGACTAACACTAACCCGACTCGGTCCATTTCTCTCAGGTTTTGCAGGGATGTCAACTGCACAATAAATATGTTCTTAACCGGCAGCAAGACCAAAGTGTCTGCTTTGTCCTGCTAAATGATAAGCTTTTTGACCACTTTACAGGACTTGATCAA
This is a stretch of genomic DNA from Electrophorus electricus isolate fEleEle1 chromosome 6, fEleEle1.pri, whole genome shotgun sequence. It encodes these proteins:
- the ccnjl gene encoding cyclin-J-like protein, producing MGKMEPEGQWWKSQLAADIHQALRIKELKLPTYHAHSPQIGMRRYFADLLAVLSNRYQLCPTARHLAVYLLDLFMDHYDVAVRQLYVIALSCLLLASKFEEKEDRVPKLEQLNTLGFMCSLNLALNKRDLIKMELLLLETFGWNLCMPTPAHFIDYYLHAAVQEGDLHNGWPLTSLSKTKAFMDKYTHYFLEVSLQDHAFLSFRPSQVAAACVAASRICLQISPSWTTVLHLLTGYSWDHLTQCIQLMLLAHDNDVKEANKSKSSPSSVQGLQPQAHASPSVAATVLQRQPASGSQQLLLEAGGYAQLTQHSPALSQLHVLADCQALGPVASRDYLQPHQAGLLSASLPPASFPSFPSLASGLCGLPLQGPLSVQVGVGAEPRHCVGLAYGTGYLGSHHSFTASCFDR